In a genomic window of Parambassis ranga chromosome 24, fParRan2.1, whole genome shotgun sequence:
- the LOC114428776 gene encoding protein FAM177A1 has translation MNNSNQETSAEFGGTASSKEKKVIHFANGETLELEDSEEEEEEEEQSPNRGPFKEPAERTRFSFKNVAFLVGRISLLACDFLGERVAGVLGLNAAKYQYAIDQYHRDHKVTDSDVMQGQAETTNLSPAQDGSHYGATRDVNWPAHPQKSCDVKHISSKDGCHNRGYQEEGD, from the exons ATGAACAACAGCAACCAGGAA ACATCAGCAGAGTTTGGCGGCACTGCCTCGTCCAAAGAGAAGAAGGTCATCCACTTTGCAAATGGTGAAACTCTGGAGTTAGAagacagcgaggaggaggaggaggaagaggagcagtcACCAAACAGAGGTCCCTTCAAAGAACCTGCAGAGAGG ACTAGATTTTCCTTCAAGAATGTGGCCTTTCTAGTTGGGAGGATTTCACTGCTGG cTTGTGATTTCCTCGGAGAGAGGGTAGCTGGAGTACTTGGTCTTAACGCAGCCAAATACCAGTACGCCATAGATCAGTATCATCGTGATCACAAG GTGACAGACAGTGATGTCATGCAGGGACAGGCAGAGACGACCAACCTCTCTCCTGCACAGGATGGAAGTCATTATGGGGCAACCAGAGATGTTAACTGGCCGGCTCATCCCCAAAAGAGCTGTGATGTAAAACATATTAGCAGTAAAGACGGATGCCACAACAGGGGCTACCAGGAGGagggggattaa
- the mep1a.1 gene encoding meprin A, alpha (PABA peptide hydrolase), tandem duplicate 1 has protein sequence MMERVLLLFGLVVLAATIPVPPEVHEVYENGEDENPILNMGSDVNLAEGDILIPKGKNALMDKRYRWKFPIPYILGDDLDLNAKGCVYQAFEMYRLKSCIDFKPYEGEKTYIKFEKRGGCFSSVGDQQTGQILSLGPGCDHKAVIEHELLHALGFYHEQSRTDRDDYVNIHLDQVSPGLQHNFNKYNDDYITDQNTAYDYESIMHYRPFSFNKNESIPTITTKIPEFYNIIGQYLDFSKMDTLRLNRMYNCSGPLTLLDQCAFEYASICGMIQASSDDADWDHTKSSVGEEDHTLLGRCRDAGYFMHFSTMTGNTEESALLESRTLYPKRKLQCLQFFYKMTGSPKDRLVIWVKMDDGTGNIRKMMKIHTFYADSDHTWKIAHVPMEVGVKFRYSFQGVRGDPSTSTGGIYIDDISLAETRCPSAVWRIKNFSKLMKTAKRDAVIDSPPFYSPEGYAFGVRIVPLSSYTDYTGNYTGLYFHLASGENDMVMQWPAVNRQATLVVMDQDPDIKLRMSTARSLTTDRRLTPDGNFFWDNPSKVGKYDPSCDCYRGQSWGWRNFIKHFDLRRRNYLKNDDLIIFIDFEDITSLIKTEVPIQTQH, from the exons ATGATGGAGAGAGTGCTGTTATTGTTTGGACTTGTGGTTCTGGCTGCCACA ATACCAGTCCCCCCTGAAGTACATg AGGTGTATGAGAATGGAGAAGATGAGAATCCTATCCTAAACATGG GTTCCGATGTGAACCTTGCTGAGGGGGACATTCTGATTCCT aaaggaaagaaTGCCCTGATGGACAAAAGGTACAGATGGAAGTTCCCCATCCCTTACATTCTGGGAGATGATTTGG ATCTGAATGCCAAAGGCTGCGTCTACCAGGCCTTTGAAATGTATCGACTCAAGTCCTGCATCGACTTCAAGCCTTATGAGGGAGAGAAGACCTACATCAAGTTTGAAAAGAGAGGAGGGTGCTTCTCCAGCGTTGGTGACCAGCAGACCGGTCAGATCCTGTCTTTGGGTCCAGGCTGCGACCACAAGGCGGTGATTGAACACGAGCTCCTCCACGCTCTGGGTTTTTATCATGAGCAGTCCCGCACGGACAGAGACGACTACGTCAACATCCATCTTGACCAGGTTTCACCAG GACTCCAACACAACTTCAACAAATACAACGACGACTACATCACTGATCAAAACACAGCGTACGACTACGAGTCCATTATGCATTACAGGCCTTTCTCCTTCAATAAGAACGAATCCATCCCCACTATCACCACCAAGATCCCAGAGTTCTACAACATCATTGGTCAATACCTCGACTTCAGCAAGATGGACACTCTCCGGCTCAACCGGATGTACAActgct CTGGCCCCCTGACCCTGCTGGATCAGTGTGCCTTTGAGTATGCAAGCATCTGTGGGATGATCCAGGCCTCCTCTGACGATGCAGACTGGGACCATACAAAGAGCAGCGTGGGTGAAGAGGACCACACTCTCCTGGGAAGATGCAGAG ATGCTGGGTACTTTATGCACTTCAGCACCATGACTGGTAATACTGAGGAGTCAGCTTTACTGGAATCCAGAACCCTCTACCCCAAGAGGAAGCTTCAGTGTCTGCAGTTCTTCTATAAGATGACTGGAAGCCCCAAAGACAGGCTGGTGATATGGGTCAAGATGGACGACGGCACAGGCAACATTCGCAAAATGATGAAGATACACACATTCTATG CTGACTCTGACCACACATGGAAGATCGCCCACGTCCCAATGGAAGTAGGAGTGAAATTCCGCTATTCTTTCCAAGGCGTGCGGGGCGACCCCTCCACTTCCACCGGTGGCATCTACATTGACGACATCAGCCTGGCCGAGACCCGCTGCCCCAGCGCCGTGTGGAGGATCAAGAACTTCTCCAAACTGATGAAAACAGCGAAGCGTGATGCCGTTATTGACAGCCCTCCTTTCTACAGCCCTGAAGGCTACGCGTTCGGCGTACGCATTGTTCCCTTGTCCAGTTACACTGACTACACAGGAAACTACACCGGGCTGTACTTCCACCTGGCCAGTGGGGAGAACGACATGGTGATGCAGTGGCCTGCGGTAAACAGACAGGCCACGTTGGTGGTGATGGACCAAGACCCAGACATTAAGTTGAGGATGTCTACTGCTCGTAGTCTCACCACCGACCGGAGGCTGA CACCAGATGGAAACTTTTTCTGGGACAATCCCTCCAAGGTGGGGAAGTATGACCCCTCTTGTGACTGCTACAGAGGTCAATCATGGGGATGGAGGAACTTTATCAAACACTTTGACCTTCGGCGACGCAATTACCTGAAGAATGATGacctcatcatcttcatcgaCTTTGAGG ATATAACATCACTGATCAAAACTGAAGTCCCCATTCAGACACAGCACTAA
- the mep1a.2 gene encoding meprin A subunit alpha, whose translation MGPGGILMKTATLIGVLAVLKVQAAPTPTGENADAGELRDDIPDINRGLNHLFQGDIAVHSSRNAILDQSRRWKFPIPYILTDSLELNAKGVILQAFEEYRLRSCVDFKPYEGESSYISFTKLDGCWSYVGDDRVGQNVSIGARCDTKAIVEHELLHALGFYHEQSRSDREDYVKIWWDQIEDGMQHNFNKYEDDFITDLNTPYDYESIMHYRPLSFNKNESIPTITTTIPYFNEIIGQRLDFSAVDITRLNRMYDCANTHTLLDQCSFELINICGMIQNEEDTADWVQTLSSPTDVDHTLAGRCRDSGYFMKFDTSSGAVGSSALLESRILYPTRGEQCLQFFYKMTGAAGDKLVVWIRTDDGTGSARSIKKIHTITGDGDDAWKIAHVTLRVTEKFRYIFQGLRASSNSSGAILIDDITLTETICPSAVWQIHNFTGILATNPAGSPLKSKCFYNSEGYSFGISVYPNGRDAAFSDYVGMTLHLCSGENDGVMEWPAANRQATIVAMDQDPDVKLRMSSTRSFTTDTHARWNKPTATSGAVWDDSCKCYRSEDYGWSTFISHKHLHRRSFLKNDDLIITADFDDLTHLIKTEVPIQLATPSKDVTDEKVEEKVEEKVAMAPKHREARAADPCHPNPCFNGGQCVESEGEASCRCATSQATYYTGKRCEKVNIDRSLLGALIGGAAGTVVLTLAIFTIIRRAQ comes from the exons ATGGGCCCTGGAGGTATTTTGATGAAAACTGCCACACTGATCGGAGTCCTTGCGGTTCTGAAG GTACAAGCTGCTCCAACACCTACCG GTGAGAATGCAGATGCAGGTGAACTGAGAGACGACATACCAGACATCAACAGAG gTTTGAATCACCTGTTTCAAGGAGACATTGCTGTTCAT TCCAGCAGGAATGCAATCCTCGATCAGTCGAGAAGATGGAAGTTTCCCATCCCCTACATATTAACTGATTCTTTAG AGCTGAACGCTAAAGGTGTGATCCTCCAGGCGTTTGAGGAGTACCGTTTGAGGTCCTGCGTGGACTTCAAGCCCTACGAGGGAGAAAGCAGCTACATCTCCTTCACTAAGCTGGACGG GTGCTGGTCTTATGTTGGAGATGACAGAGTGGGACAGAATGTGTCTATTGGGGCTCGCTGTGACACTAAGGCCATTGTGGAGCACGAGCTCCTCCACGCTCTGGGCTTCTACCATGAGCAGTCTCGCTCCGACAGAGAAGACTACGTTAAAATCTGGTGGGACCAGATTGAAGACG GGATGCAGCACAACTTCAACAAGTACGAGGACGACTTCATCACCGACCTGAACACGCCCTACGACTATGAATCCATCATGCACTACAGACCGCTGTCCTTCAACAAGAACGAGAGCATCCCAACAATCACCACCACCATACCGTACTTCAATGAGATCATTGGCCAGCGGCTGGACTTCAGCGCAGTGGACATCACCAGGCTCAACCGCATGTATGACTGTG CAAACACCCATACTCTCCTGGACCAGTGCTCCTTTGAGCTGATCAACATCTGTGGAATGATCCAGAATGAGGAGGACACTGCAGACTGGGTTCAGACGCTGAGCAGTCCTACAGATGTAGATCACACTCTGGCAGGACGCTGCAGAG ATTCAGGCTACTTCATGAAGTTTGACACATCGTCCGGTGCAGTTGGCAGCAGTGCACTGCTGGAGTCACGAATCCTCTACCCTACCAGAGGTGAACAGTGCCTGCAGTTCTTCTATAAGATGACTGGGGCTGCTGGGGACAAGCTGGTAGTATGGATTAGGACAGATGATGGGACGGGGTCTGCACGCAGCATCAAGAAGATCCACACCATCACAG GTGATGGAGATGATGCCTGGAAAATAGCCCATGTGACTCTGAGGGTGACAGAGAAGTTCCGCTAtatcttccaaggactcagagCATCATCCAACTCCTCGGGCGCCATCTTAATCGATGACATCACTCTCACTGAGACCATTTGCCCCAGCGCTGTCTGGCAAATTCACAATTTCACTGGCATTCTCGCCACCAATCCCGCTGGCAGTCCACTTAAAAGCAAATGCTTCTACAACTCAGAGGGCTACTCATTTGGCATCAGTGTTTACCCAAATGGCAGAGACGCTGCATTCTCAGACTACGTCGGCATGACGTTGCACCTCTGCAGTGGGGAAAATGATGGAGTGATGGAGTGGCCAGCCGCAAACAGACAGGCCACAATTGTTGCAATGGATCAGGACCCAGACGTTAAACTGAGGATGTCCTCTACCAGGAGCTTCACTACAG ACACTCATGCCCGCTGGAACAAACCTACAGCCACATCAGGAGCAGTGTGGGATGACAGCTGCAAGTGCTACCGCAGTGAGGACTATGGCTGGAGCACGTTCATTTCTCACAAGCATCTGCACAGGAGGAGCTTCCTCAAAAACGACGACCTCATCATTACCGCTGACTTCGATG ATTTGACACACCTGATCAAGACTGAGGTCCCCATCCAACTGGCCACGCCCAGCAAAGATGTCACAGATGAGAAGGTGGAAgaaaaggtggaggagaaggtggcAATGGCTccaaaacacagagaagcacGTGCTGCCGACCCCTGTCACCCTAACCCGTGTTTTAATGGAGGCCAGTGTGTGGAGAGTGAGGGGGAGgcctcctgcag atgTGCAACCAGCCAGGCCACCTACTACACAGGTAAAAGGTGTGAGAAGGTGAACATCGACAGAAGCCTTCTGGGAGCTCTGATTGGTGGGGCAGCAGGAACTGTGGTTCTGACACTGGCCATTTTCACCATCATCAGGAGAGCTCAGTGA